One stretch of Aigarchaeota archaeon DNA includes these proteins:
- a CDS encoding QueT transporter family protein has translation MSSRTKSIAISSVLATLYAVLVITLAPFSFLPFQLRVADALLPLSIVFGIPAAYGLSIGCAVANYAGGLILFGGASIIDVTGGALANFLACYLAWLIGRYGSIKRRFVATFVQTAVITSIVGSYLWVLVGMPGYYDIFGFELPGLLAVILGVAIGSFIAINVMGFALEETVRRMLYITDK, from the coding sequence TTGAGTAGTAGAACGAAATCCATAGCTATTTCATCAGTTCTGGCAACCCTTTACGCAGTACTAGTAATAACCCTTGCGCCCTTCAGCTTTTTGCCTTTCCAATTAAGGGTTGCCGATGCCCTCCTTCCACTATCCATAGTGTTTGGAATTCCAGCAGCTTACGGCTTATCCATAGGCTGCGCGGTTGCTAACTACGCCGGCGGTTTGATACTTTTTGGCGGCGCATCTATAATAGATGTGACCGGCGGTGCTCTAGCCAACTTTCTCGCTTGCTACCTCGCATGGCTTATAGGAAGGTACGGTAGCATAAAGAGAAGGTTTGTAGCAACTTTTGTTCAAACGGCAGTCATCACGTCGATAGTCGGGAGCTACCTCTGGGTTTTAGTGGGCATGCCTGGCTACTATGATATCTTCGGCTTTGAGTTGCCTGGTCTGCTTGCCGTTATTTTGGGCGTGGCCATAGGTTCCTTTATCGCGATAAACGTCATGGGCTTCGCACTGGAAGAGACCGTCAGAAGGATGCTATACATAACGGATAAGTAA
- a CDS encoding ABC transporter ATP-binding protein, whose amino-acid sequence MGKALEAKELVKWYGKEVLALNKVTFDIDAGDFFVIVGPSGCGKSTLLKIIAGILDYDSGKLYINGVDMKNVPPYKRDVSMMLENYALFPHMNVFDNVAFGLRMLGKDKSEIEKEVKEVLKLVGLAGLEKRMPLELSGGQRQRVALARALVINPSILLLDEPLSHVDYRLQRKLMEELKEIHRKVGNTFILTSHVQEHALSLADTLMVMNTGVIEQIGKPEEVYNNPATVFAARFVGEINLFSAQIKSWDGELCYLNTDIGELKANPKNKNAPPSSDKVAYAIRPERIKIGEDARLCDNKIEAKLVSYYYFGHYIEYVFQANNNTRVKVSVPTEKIGNLVLGSTYPLGWSAKDALLIEKPCMIEGLNIEEVIYGK is encoded by the coding sequence ATGGGTAAGGCCTTAGAGGCTAAAGAGCTCGTGAAATGGTATGGAAAAGAAGTTTTGGCCCTAAATAAGGTAACGTTCGATATAGATGCAGGAGACTTCTTCGTCATAGTAGGTCCTAGCGGGTGCGGCAAGAGCACTCTATTGAAAATCATCGCGGGTATATTGGATTACGATTCTGGAAAGCTTTACATAAACGGTGTGGACATGAAAAACGTTCCGCCATACAAGCGTGACGTTTCTATGATGCTGGAGAACTATGCTCTGTTTCCTCATATGAACGTCTTCGATAATGTAGCATTTGGTCTTAGGATGCTGGGAAAGGACAAGTCGGAAATAGAGAAGGAGGTAAAAGAGGTTCTAAAGCTCGTCGGTTTAGCTGGACTTGAGAAGAGGATGCCGCTCGAGTTGAGCGGTGGACAAAGGCAGAGGGTTGCACTAGCAAGAGCACTCGTCATCAACCCGAGCATTCTTCTACTCGACGAACCGTTAAGCCACGTGGACTATAGGCTGCAAAGAAAACTAATGGAAGAGCTCAAGGAAATTCACAGGAAAGTTGGCAACACATTCATTCTAACAAGCCACGTTCAAGAACACGCACTCAGCCTTGCAGATACTCTCATGGTTATGAACACAGGGGTAATAGAACAGATTGGAAAACCTGAAGAAGTTTACAACAACCCTGCCACGGTCTTCGCCGCGAGATTCGTCGGTGAAATAAACCTGTTCTCGGCACAGATCAAGTCTTGGGATGGTGAATTGTGTTACCTCAACACCGATATAGGCGAACTTAAGGCAAATCCCAAAAACAAGAACGCGCCACCATCCAGCGACAAAGTAGCATACGCAATAAGGCCCGAACGCATAAAGATAGGAGAAGATGCTAGGCTATGCGACAACAAAATAGAGGCAAAGCTCGTCAGTTATTACTACTTCGGTCACTACATAGAGTACGTATTCCAAGCAAACAATAACACAAGGGTAAAGGTTTCTGTACCTACCGAGAAGATAGGTAACTTAGTGCTCGGTTCTACATACCCCCTGGGATGGAGCGCAAAAGATGCCCTGCTAATAGAGAAACCGTGCATGATAGAAGGATTGAACATAGAAGAAGTGATATACGGAAAGTAG
- a CDS encoding dolichol kinase produces the protein MFHTPTLEEIAISFMLAGWVLFVILFLTKRTYEAFIARGCTHNVAVYYNRKIIHILTGGLVAILVPFLYKSFIPIGVMVVFLAIGNYLPHKQNKLFYWYQVKENAYEVHFIIMWGLVMMVGFLIDNVWVAVVPILFMSFGDGVTGIVRNLLYRKRTKSWWGNLAMFAVCAPMAYAVFNLAGLISAALASIVEKFEFGLIDDNITVPLISFVSLLLFTGPLKIV, from the coding sequence ATGTTTCACACACCGACACTTGAGGAGATAGCAATCAGTTTCATGCTAGCAGGTTGGGTGCTGTTCGTCATACTCTTCCTTACCAAGAGGACCTACGAAGCTTTTATTGCACGAGGGTGTACGCATAACGTTGCCGTCTACTACAACAGGAAGATCATACATATTCTGACCGGCGGACTTGTTGCTATACTCGTTCCCTTTCTATACAAAAGCTTCATACCTATAGGTGTTATGGTTGTCTTTCTTGCAATCGGCAACTATCTACCACACAAGCAAAACAAGTTGTTCTATTGGTATCAGGTCAAAGAAAATGCGTACGAAGTCCACTTCATAATTATGTGGGGTCTCGTAATGATGGTCGGGTTCTTAATAGATAACGTATGGGTCGCCGTGGTTCCCATATTATTCATGAGCTTTGGAGACGGTGTGACTGGCATCGTAAGAAATCTGCTTTATCGAAAGAGGACAAAGTCGTGGTGGGGGAACTTGGCAATGTTCGCAGTATGCGCACCTATGGCATATGCTGTGTTTAACCTTGCGGGCCTCATATCCGCAGCCCTCGCAAGCATAGTAGAGAAGTTTGAGTTTGGTTTAATCGACGATAACATAACCGTCCCGCTTATCAGTTTCGTGTCCCTGCTGCTCTTCACGGGTCCCCTAAAAATCGTCTAG
- a CDS encoding ParB N-terminal domain-containing protein — MMLRPLQVKVVRIDALIEHEEIDPTHLERLKAEILRDGYLKKSLAVDYKTMVILDGHHRYNILKMLGYTKVPVSLFDYDSPLIVVEPGSSGLPVSKDVVREAGLKRRKLPPKSTYHMVVTDSGKVHLSEFELDVYAPLETLK, encoded by the coding sequence ATGATGCTGCGGCCCCTACAGGTAAAGGTTGTAAGGATAGATGCGCTCATAGAGCATGAAGAGATAGATCCCACGCACCTAGAGAGGTTGAAGGCAGAGATACTCCGCGACGGCTACCTCAAGAAGTCTTTGGCTGTAGATTACAAGACTATGGTGATCCTAGACGGTCATCATCGCTATAACATATTGAAAATGCTTGGATATACTAAGGTTCCCGTGTCGCTATTTGACTACGATTCGCCGTTGATAGTGGTGGAGCCGGGATCGTCCGGACTGCCGGTTTCTAAGGACGTCGTGAGAGAAGCCGGTCTAAAAAGGAGGAAGTTGCCCCCGAAGTCAACTTACCATATGGTCGTGACCGATTCTGGAAAAGTTCACCTCTCCGAGTTCGAACTAGACGTTTACGCTCCCTTGGAAACGCTAAAGTAA
- a CDS encoding DUF2703 domain-containing protein, which produces MNVLKIRWQRLSYGGQTCPRCESTGEEIERAASILKQILEPLGVEVVVEKYDLSVDEFRENPLESNRIWIEGRPIEEWLSGRVGQSPCCDVCEPYECRTIELDGKVYETITSDLIVKAGVLAALNLINRPCFDP; this is translated from the coding sequence TTGAACGTACTGAAAATTAGATGGCAAAGGCTTTCTTACGGTGGACAGACTTGCCCAAGGTGCGAGTCGACGGGTGAGGAGATCGAGAGGGCCGCCTCAATCCTTAAGCAAATTTTAGAACCACTCGGTGTGGAGGTCGTTGTGGAGAAATACGATCTTTCCGTTGATGAGTTTCGTGAAAACCCGTTGGAATCTAACAGGATATGGATCGAAGGGCGACCGATAGAGGAGTGGCTTAGTGGAAGGGTCGGACAAAGTCCATGCTGTGATGTGTGCGAACCCTACGAATGCAGAACTATAGAGCTAGATGGAAAAGTCTATGAAACGATAACCTCAGATTTGATAGTCAAGGCCGGAGTTCTTGCAGCCTTAAATTTAATTAACAGGCCATGTTTTGATCCGTGA
- a CDS encoding metallophosphoesterase, translating to MIKVIALSDTHTSSLSSLPSKILDELASADWIVHAGDFTGINLVNELKVRGNFKGVHGNMDSPSVKALLPEKELLEVGGFIIGICHPAEGGPPLRIEDRIRAKFDKVDAIIYGHTHKPKNEVRDNILYLNPGSSTGAWPATSASYGVLEIGDSIKAKIIHV from the coding sequence ATGATCAAGGTCATAGCCCTATCCGACACCCATACGTCCAGCTTGAGTTCACTACCTAGTAAAATTTTAGATGAGCTTGCTAGTGCAGATTGGATAGTTCATGCCGGAGACTTCACGGGAATTAACCTCGTCAATGAATTAAAAGTTCGCGGAAACTTTAAGGGTGTTCATGGAAACATGGATTCACCGAGCGTCAAGGCCTTACTTCCGGAAAAGGAGTTACTTGAAGTCGGTGGCTTCATCATTGGCATATGTCACCCTGCCGAAGGTGGGCCGCCGCTAAGAATCGAGGACAGGATAAGGGCGAAGTTTGACAAGGTCGACGCCATAATCTACGGCCACACCCATAAACCAAAAAACGAGGTTCGGGATAACATCCTGTACCTTAACCCAGGTAGTTCTACCGGTGCATGGCCCGCTACCAGTGCCTCTTATGGTGTGTTGGAGATCGGGGATAGTATTAAAGCCAAGATAATTCACGTGTAA
- a CDS encoding long-chain fatty acid--CoA ligase, with amino-acid sequence MERPWYRFYPEGVPRSIAYPEMPLHSLLEHSASAYPEKVAVVSGENGYRLTYHELDSLASRFANALFSMGVAKGDRVAIFLPNIPQFLVAYYGVLKAGCVVTTINPLAREDTLLFQLNDSEAETLVVYEPLLPVFLKVASSTVVKRVFVTSGDASKPPQLPQGSFYGFDATLVKHSPEPPKVEIHPKSDIACLQYTGGTTGTPKGAMLTHFNMVSNAVAFSVWIRCRPAEEVFLAVLPLSHIFGMTTLMNAPIYAAGTIVLLQKFDVKKVLDAIQRYGATVFCGVPTMYALMVASPEVQSYNLRSLRCCISGGSPLPPEVQKKFIQLAGGVLVEGYGLTECSPGTHTNPVDPTMKTVKIGSIGLPWPDVDARIVDLETGSKTLPPGSIGELVIKGPQVMLGYWKRPEETKNVLRDGWLYTGDIARMDEDGYFYIVDRKKDLIKYKGYSVYPREVEDVIYEHPAVKLCAVIGKPDPIAGEVPKAFVVLKDGAQLTAEELINFLKEKLEPYKLVKEVEFRKELPLTTAGKVHRRLLREEELRKSSQ; translated from the coding sequence ATGGAGCGTCCTTGGTATAGGTTCTATCCCGAAGGTGTACCCAGGTCTATAGCGTATCCGGAAATGCCGCTTCATAGTTTGCTGGAGCATTCTGCATCGGCTTATCCAGAAAAGGTCGCCGTGGTATCGGGCGAGAACGGTTACAGATTGACGTATCATGAGCTGGATAGTTTAGCGTCCCGCTTCGCGAACGCATTGTTTAGCATGGGGGTTGCTAAGGGCGATAGGGTCGCTATTTTCCTGCCTAACATACCGCAGTTCCTAGTAGCGTACTACGGTGTGCTCAAGGCCGGCTGCGTAGTGACCACGATAAATCCATTAGCACGCGAGGACACGCTACTATTCCAACTCAACGACTCAGAAGCCGAGACCTTGGTAGTTTACGAACCTTTGCTTCCCGTCTTCCTTAAGGTCGCCTCCTCCACTGTCGTTAAGAGGGTCTTCGTTACGAGCGGTGATGCGAGCAAGCCTCCTCAATTACCGCAAGGAAGTTTTTACGGGTTTGACGCAACACTCGTGAAGCACTCTCCAGAACCACCAAAAGTTGAGATACATCCGAAGAGCGATATCGCTTGTCTTCAATATACCGGAGGAACAACCGGCACGCCTAAGGGAGCTATGCTCACACACTTCAACATGGTCTCAAACGCCGTGGCGTTCTCGGTCTGGATAAGATGCAGACCTGCTGAAGAGGTCTTCTTGGCGGTCTTGCCGCTTTCTCATATATTCGGGATGACCACGTTGATGAATGCACCAATCTACGCGGCTGGAACTATTGTTTTGCTTCAAAAGTTCGACGTAAAAAAAGTACTAGATGCTATCCAGAGGTATGGCGCAACTGTTTTCTGTGGTGTGCCCACGATGTATGCATTGATGGTTGCATCGCCAGAAGTGCAGTCGTATAACCTCAGGTCGCTAAGGTGCTGTATATCTGGCGGCTCGCCCCTCCCACCTGAGGTTCAGAAAAAATTCATACAACTCGCTGGCGGCGTACTCGTGGAGGGCTACGGTCTGACAGAGTGCTCGCCGGGTACGCATACAAACCCCGTCGATCCTACCATGAAGACCGTCAAGATAGGCTCTATTGGCTTGCCTTGGCCCGACGTAGATGCTAGGATAGTTGACCTTGAGACCGGAAGTAAGACGTTACCTCCTGGAAGCATAGGCGAACTCGTTATTAAGGGGCCGCAAGTCATGTTAGGTTACTGGAAGAGGCCTGAAGAAACTAAGAATGTGCTGAGGGACGGCTGGCTATACACAGGCGACATAGCCAGAATGGACGAAGACGGATACTTCTACATCGTAGACAGGAAGAAGGACCTCATCAAGTACAAAGGCTACTCAGTATACCCGAGGGAGGTTGAGGATGTCATATACGAACATCCAGCCGTGAAACTCTGCGCAGTCATTGGCAAGCCGGACCCGATCGCAGGCGAGGTACCGAAGGCATTCGTCGTACTGAAGGACGGGGCCCAACTGACGGCTGAGGAACTTATCAACTTCCTGAAAGAGAAGTTGGAGCCGTATAAGCTGGTGAAAGAGGTAGAGTTTAGAAAAGAGCTACCTTTGACAACCGCAGGTAAGGTCCACAGAAGGCTTTTGAGAGAAGAGGAACTCCGTAAATCATCGCAATAA
- a CDS encoding gamma-glutamylcyclotransferase: protein MAVWYFAYGANLNKDLMRKRVGEWKDCRRGVLEGYRLSFGVFSKSWGGGVADIREEGGSKVYGAVYLLDEEQLKMLDRYEGVPNIYLRRKVIVKTDIGEVEAVTYVAANPKQFVKPSAEYLAMIQKGLRQHGYGDEILREIKRIAEGFGSKA, encoded by the coding sequence ATGGCTGTCTGGTATTTCGCTTATGGTGCCAACCTCAATAAGGATTTGATGAGGAAAAGGGTTGGCGAGTGGAAGGATTGTAGGAGGGGCGTTTTAGAGGGTTACAGGTTAAGCTTCGGTGTTTTCTCGAAAAGTTGGGGAGGTGGTGTAGCGGACATAAGGGAAGAAGGCGGCTCTAAGGTTTATGGTGCAGTTTATCTGCTTGACGAAGAGCAGTTAAAGATGCTGGACAGGTACGAAGGCGTTCCAAACATCTACCTTAGAAGGAAGGTAATCGTGAAGACCGACATTGGCGAAGTTGAGGCCGTGACCTATGTCGCAGCTAATCCAAAGCAATTCGTTAAACCATCGGCAGAGTATCTGGCAATGATACAAAAAGGTTTAAGACAGCATGGCTACGGTGATGAAATTTTAAGAGAAATCAAGAGGATAGCCGAAGGGTTCGGATCGAAGGCTTAA
- a CDS encoding DUF917 domain-containing protein, whose product MRILREKELKDIVYGATLLGAGGGGSPENGMQLVKSILEISEEVKMVSPEEVPDYSMIAVVAGMGAPEVLLKRGWRNEDIPALRLLEQVIGRKMDYIIAIETGGFNSITPLHAAVASGVPAIDGDGVGRAIPQLEMTMFYVQNVPLAPVTLADAHGNSAILYPVDAPMAEKMARGITVAFGMQAGIACHPMAGWQMKKAVIGGTYTLAEKVGRAMREAREKGKDPVKAVVEVTNGFEIARGKVAKKEVETRGGFDYGKVYVADIRVDYKNENMIAWRAGKPVAISPDLICWMTTDGRPLTNADIKEGLEVAVIGIKAHERWRTPEGLAVFRPVLAELGYTGDYIPIEKLL is encoded by the coding sequence ATGAGGATTTTAAGAGAAAAAGAACTAAAGGACATCGTATACGGGGCCACTTTGCTTGGGGCTGGTGGCGGTGGCTCGCCTGAAAACGGAATGCAGCTCGTTAAGAGTATACTAGAAATTAGCGAAGAGGTCAAGATGGTGAGCCCGGAGGAAGTGCCAGATTATAGCATGATAGCGGTTGTAGCGGGCATGGGTGCTCCGGAGGTATTGCTCAAAAGAGGATGGAGAAACGAGGACATACCTGCCCTTAGGTTATTGGAGCAGGTGATCGGTAGGAAGATGGACTACATCATCGCGATTGAAACTGGAGGATTCAACTCCATAACTCCACTACACGCCGCTGTGGCGAGCGGTGTTCCGGCAATCGACGGTGATGGTGTAGGAAGGGCCATACCGCAACTAGAGATGACGATGTTCTACGTGCAAAACGTGCCGTTAGCCCCGGTCACGCTAGCAGATGCTCATGGAAACTCTGCCATTCTTTACCCTGTAGATGCTCCGATGGCTGAAAAGATGGCTAGAGGGATAACAGTGGCTTTCGGTATGCAAGCCGGCATCGCATGTCACCCCATGGCAGGCTGGCAGATGAAGAAGGCGGTAATAGGCGGAACCTACACGTTGGCTGAGAAAGTGGGCAGGGCTATGAGGGAGGCGAGGGAGAAGGGCAAAGACCCCGTCAAGGCGGTAGTCGAGGTTACTAATGGTTTTGAAATCGCGAGGGGGAAGGTTGCTAAGAAAGAGGTCGAGACTAGAGGAGGGTTCGATTACGGAAAGGTCTACGTCGCAGACATACGCGTAGACTACAAGAATGAGAACATGATAGCTTGGAGGGCAGGAAAACCGGTAGCTATATCGCCCGACTTAATATGCTGGATGACGACAGATGGACGGCCTCTCACGAACGCCGACATAAAGGAGGGCTTAGAGGTTGCCGTGATAGGAATAAAGGCCCATGAAAGGTGGAGGACGCCTGAGGGGCTCGCTGTATTCCGGCCGGTCCTTGCCGAACTGGGCTATACCGGTGATTACATACCGATAGAGAAGCTTCTATAA
- a CDS encoding DUF996 domain-containing protein, translating to MRIENSRILGGVGALLMFIGVFPYVNYFGIVGLIGLILIMLALYSLSNYYGERCIFNNALYGLITSIVGGVIAMVLIITTVIPSLIKIFHTIFPEWNGDWTALPKLELTPDVLNFSLEMFMPFLTGILATFITLWVFSMISAFFVRRSFRTLSVKSGVGLFSTAGLLLLIGAVLLIIFVGAILVWVSTLLLAVAFFQIKPQQAQPTTSTQM from the coding sequence GTGCGGATAGAAAATAGCAGAATACTGGGTGGGGTTGGTGCACTGTTGATGTTTATCGGAGTTTTTCCATACGTCAACTACTTTGGAATAGTAGGGCTTATCGGTCTAATTCTTATCATGCTTGCTCTTTACAGCTTGAGTAACTACTACGGAGAAAGATGTATTTTCAATAACGCACTCTATGGCCTGATAACAAGCATAGTCGGTGGAGTAATTGCAATGGTGTTGATTATTACTACTGTTATACCCTCGCTGATTAAAATTTTCCATACCATTTTCCCAGAATGGAATGGCGACTGGACGGCTCTTCCAAAGCTAGAGCTAACACCAGACGTCTTGAATTTTTCTTTAGAGATGTTCATGCCTTTCCTTACAGGAATTTTAGCAACGTTCATCACCCTATGGGTATTCTCTATGATCTCGGCGTTTTTTGTTAGACGCTCTTTCAGAACACTTTCAGTGAAGTCGGGTGTTGGTTTGTTTTCAACCGCTGGATTACTGCTTCTTATAGGTGCGGTACTACTCATTATTTTTGTAGGAGCAATACTAGTCTGGGTTTCGACGCTATTGCTCGCCGTAGCTTTCTTCCAGATAAAACCTCAGCAAGCACAGCCAACGACTTCAACTCAGATGTAG
- a CDS encoding AroM family protein translates to MRKIRVLVVLPILKNLALEEVTRREIEQIQDETLEVSLVSLEQGPASIESEFDDRIASPWVLEKVKEAEANGFDAVFLDCMGDIALNAAKEIVRIPVIGPCQASMAMASLLGDRFSVVTILENVVPLFWRKAREYGFIQNLASVRSVEVPVLELDTKRELVKKKLAEESMIAVKEDGADVIILGCTGMVGMARDVQEVIGVPVIDPVPVSIKLAKLMAELKLIHSSKAYPRPPSKLRKFPGVSELLFKGL, encoded by the coding sequence ATGCGAAAAATAAGAGTGTTGGTAGTCCTTCCAATACTGAAAAATCTTGCGCTGGAAGAAGTTACAAGGAGGGAGATTGAGCAGATTCAAGATGAAACTCTCGAGGTGAGTCTGGTTAGCTTGGAACAAGGGCCGGCATCTATCGAATCAGAATTTGATGACAGGATAGCTTCGCCTTGGGTGCTAGAGAAAGTTAAGGAGGCTGAGGCTAACGGTTTCGATGCCGTGTTCTTAGACTGCATGGGAGATATAGCCCTAAATGCTGCAAAAGAAATCGTAAGGATACCGGTAATCGGTCCGTGTCAAGCTTCGATGGCGATGGCCTCGTTGCTCGGAGACAGGTTCTCGGTAGTCACCATCTTAGAGAACGTAGTCCCACTTTTCTGGAGAAAAGCTAGAGAATATGGTTTCATACAAAACCTCGCCTCGGTAAGGTCTGTAGAGGTGCCTGTGCTCGAGTTGGATACGAAAAGAGAGTTGGTTAAGAAGAAGTTGGCCGAGGAGTCGATGATTGCAGTAAAGGAAGATGGTGCTGACGTGATAATCCTAGGATGCACCGGGATGGTAGGAATGGCGAGGGACGTACAGGAGGTCATCGGCGTACCTGTCATAGACCCAGTACCGGTATCGATCAAGCTTGCCAAACTCATGGCAGAGCTTAAGCTTATTCACAGTAGCAAAGCCTACCCAAGACCACCATCGAAGTTAAGGAAGTTCCCGGGAGTCTCGGAACTGCTGTTTAAAGGGCTCTGA
- a CDS encoding winged helix-turn-helix domain-containing protein, which yields MSSGVHPLKYLLGWLIAGTRGGPTRAKILMMLKESPQNANQLASKLKMDYRTIRHHLEVLERNNLVVSTGEGYGTTYFLSPIMEENYALFEEIVKKIWKKVEKGGDTSE from the coding sequence ATGTCCAGCGGCGTGCATCCCTTGAAGTACTTGCTCGGCTGGTTGATTGCAGGCACGAGGGGCGGACCTACGAGAGCAAAAATACTCATGATGTTGAAGGAGTCTCCGCAGAATGCAAACCAGCTGGCGAGTAAGCTCAAGATGGATTACAGAACGATAAGGCATCACCTCGAAGTTCTCGAGAGGAACAACTTAGTGGTGTCCACAGGGGAAGGATACGGCACCACATACTTTCTATCACCGATAATGGAGGAGAATTATGCTCTGTTCGAAGAAATCGTAAAGAAAATTTGGAAAAAAGTAGAAAAGGGGGGCGATACGAGTGAATAA
- a CDS encoding ABC transporter permease, with product MSTPQLKMGMVDRIAKYSRYLLLLPGFVLLLLFLLIPLSMIVGISFFERFTIAGPETFTLKNYIAFFTSPQTPVILLNTFGMSLLACLIAFILGYPMAYFLVFRVKSARARFFVVSLLLVPFLIDWSVRVVAWLPILGESGIVNYTLMSLGVIKEPLELLFGRSALLIIWPQTYLLWMIFPSYLALTRIDPDVINAAKVLKAPPHRVFFDITFRLSLPGVVMGFIFVFVSALGDYITPALWAGGIQTLGLSVANYAANFVWPYAAALSTILIVIALLVLYVLLKVVDIKKLVY from the coding sequence TTGAGCACCCCTCAGCTGAAGATGGGTATGGTTGACAGGATCGCCAAGTACTCTCGTTATCTGCTGCTTCTCCCAGGCTTTGTGCTGTTACTGCTTTTTCTGCTGATACCTCTAAGCATGATAGTCGGTATAAGCTTCTTCGAAAGGTTCACGATTGCAGGTCCTGAAACTTTCACACTGAAGAACTACATCGCATTCTTTACGTCACCTCAAACACCAGTGATACTGTTAAACACATTCGGCATGTCGCTACTTGCTTGTTTGATAGCGTTCATACTTGGTTATCCTATGGCATACTTTCTTGTGTTTAGGGTTAAGAGTGCACGCGCAAGGTTCTTTGTAGTCAGCTTGTTACTTGTACCGTTCCTTATCGACTGGAGCGTTCGTGTTGTTGCCTGGCTGCCGATACTCGGTGAGAGCGGTATAGTAAACTATACTCTTATGTCTTTAGGTGTGATTAAAGAGCCTTTGGAGCTGTTGTTCGGGCGTAGTGCCCTACTCATAATCTGGCCGCAGACCTACTTGCTTTGGATGATATTCCCTTCATACCTCGCTTTAACGAGAATAGATCCCGACGTAATAAACGCGGCTAAAGTGTTGAAGGCCCCACCACATCGCGTATTCTTTGACATAACGTTCAGACTATCGCTTCCCGGTGTCGTGATGGGCTTCATATTCGTCTTCGTAAGTGCCTTGGGGGACTACATAACGCCAGCCCTATGGGCGGGAGGCATACAGACGCTTGGCCTGTCGGTAGCCAACTACGCCGCAAACTTCGTATGGCCCTACGCCGCCGCGCTCTCGACGATATTGATAGTAATAGCCTTACTCGTGCTATACGTGCTTCTAAAGGTGGTTGATATAAAGAAGCTGGTGTATTAG
- the pheA gene encoding prephenate dehydratase produces the protein MNCGVTVAFQGELGAYSHIAALKFFGCINALPQKTIADVFEAVEASRAKYGVVPFENSLEGSVNETYDMFLETDLKVVGEVKLRIVHCLIAGVDTAISDIKRVYSHPQALAQCRSYIRAMGWETIPYYDTAGSVKMLKELNIRDAAAIASELAAEIYGMKVLRKGIEDFTENYTRFLVIGKEQAPRTGKDKTSIIFTTKHVPGALYMALEDFARRNINLTMLVSRPRKSTPWEYNFYVDFEGHVSDEPVRCCLEALKGKTTFLKILGSYPAADA, from the coding sequence ATGAACTGTGGCGTAACCGTAGCTTTTCAAGGCGAGCTTGGTGCTTACAGCCACATAGCCGCCTTAAAGTTCTTCGGATGCATAAATGCCCTACCACAGAAGACGATAGCAGACGTATTCGAGGCTGTTGAGGCGTCCAGAGCAAAATATGGTGTCGTACCATTCGAGAACTCGTTGGAAGGTAGTGTGAACGAAACATACGACATGTTTCTTGAAACCGATCTAAAAGTAGTTGGCGAGGTTAAGCTAAGAATAGTTCACTGTCTGATAGCCGGTGTGGATACTGCAATCTCCGACATAAAACGAGTTTACTCACACCCTCAGGCGTTGGCACAATGTAGGTCTTACATTAGGGCCATGGGCTGGGAGACCATTCCGTACTACGATACCGCTGGGAGTGTGAAGATGTTGAAAGAATTGAATATCAGGGACGCTGCAGCAATCGCAAGCGAGCTAGCTGCCGAGATATATGGGATGAAAGTTCTTCGTAAGGGTATAGAAGACTTTACTGAAAATTACACGAGATTCTTAGTGATTGGTAAGGAACAGGCTCCAAGAACCGGTAAAGATAAAACCTCGATAATTTTCACGACGAAGCACGTACCTGGTGCGCTCTACATGGCCCTCGAAGACTTTGCAAGAAGAAACATCAACCTGACGATGCTGGTATCAAGACCAAGGAAAAGTACACCTTGGGAATACAATTTCTATGTAGACTTCGAAGGGCACGTTTCAGACGAACCCGTAAGATGCTGTCTGGAGGCGCTAAAAGGTAAGACAACATTCCTAAAAATCTTGGGTTCCTATCCGGCAGCTGATGCGTGA